A genomic region of Paenibacillus sp. PL2-23 contains the following coding sequences:
- a CDS encoding glutamine--tRNA ligase/YqeY domain fusion protein, translating into MENKTSSSNFIKNIVVEDLKSGRVQEVITRFPPEPNGYLHIGHAKSICLNFELADEFKGKTNLRFDDTNPVKEDTEYVESIQEDVKWLGFDWEELRFASDYFEELYNRAVLLIKKGKAYVCDLTAEQTREMRGTLTEPGKESPYRNRGVEENLDLFARMRAGEFKDGERVLRAKIDMASPNMTMRDPVLYRISHSHHHRTGDAWCIYPMYDYAHPLSDAIEGITHSICTLEFEDHRPLYDWAIAECEMEAQPRQYEFARLNLTNTVMSKRYLKQLVDEGVVSGWDDPRMPTISGLRRKGYTPEALRAFCREIGVAKSNSVVDERNLEYFIREDLKLKALRTMAVLRPLKVVITNYPEGQVELLEAENNAENEEMGTRQIPFSREIYIEQDDFMENPPSKYFRLFPGNEVRLKHAYFITCQEVIKDENGEVIELRCTYDPKTKSGSGFSERKVKGTIHWVEASGAVPAEFRLYEPLILDESKEEGASFLERINPNSMSVERGYVEPNMKEAAGGDKFQFFRHGYFNVDPKDSTEEKLAFNRIVSLKSSFDPSKA; encoded by the coding sequence GTGGAGAACAAGACATCATCCTCAAACTTTATTAAAAACATCGTCGTGGAAGATTTAAAGAGCGGCCGCGTGCAGGAAGTCATCACGCGATTCCCGCCGGAGCCGAACGGCTACCTGCATATCGGACACGCCAAGTCGATCTGTCTGAATTTCGAGCTGGCTGACGAGTTCAAGGGCAAGACGAACCTTCGTTTCGATGATACGAATCCGGTGAAAGAAGATACGGAATATGTGGAGTCCATTCAAGAAGATGTGAAGTGGCTCGGCTTCGACTGGGAGGAGCTCCGCTTCGCTTCCGATTATTTCGAGGAGCTGTACAATCGCGCGGTGCTGCTGATCAAGAAGGGCAAGGCGTACGTCTGCGATCTGACGGCTGAGCAGACGCGCGAGATGAGAGGCACATTGACGGAGCCGGGCAAGGAGAGCCCTTACCGGAATCGCGGCGTGGAGGAGAATCTCGATCTGTTCGCGCGCATGCGCGCGGGCGAGTTCAAGGACGGCGAGCGTGTGCTTCGCGCCAAGATCGATATGGCTTCGCCCAATATGACGATGCGCGACCCGGTGCTGTATCGGATCTCGCATTCGCATCACCACCGCACAGGGGATGCGTGGTGCATCTATCCCATGTACGATTACGCGCATCCGCTAAGCGACGCAATCGAGGGTATTACGCACTCCATATGCACGCTGGAATTCGAGGACCATCGACCGCTGTACGACTGGGCGATCGCGGAGTGCGAGATGGAGGCACAGCCGCGGCAATACGAGTTCGCGCGGCTGAACCTGACCAATACGGTCATGAGCAAGCGCTACCTGAAGCAGCTGGTAGATGAGGGCGTCGTCAGCGGCTGGGATGATCCGCGTATGCCGACGATCAGCGGCCTGCGCCGCAAGGGCTATACGCCGGAAGCGCTCCGCGCGTTCTGCCGCGAGATCGGTGTGGCGAAGAGCAACAGCGTGGTGGATGAGCGGAACCTGGAATATTTTATCCGGGAGGATCTGAAGCTGAAGGCTCTGCGCACGATGGCGGTGCTGCGGCCTCTGAAGGTCGTCATCACGAATTATCCAGAGGGACAGGTCGAGCTGCTGGAGGCGGAGAACAACGCGGAGAATGAAGAGATGGGCACGCGCCAAATTCCGTTCTCGCGCGAGATTTATATCGAGCAGGACGACTTCATGGAGAATCCGCCCAGCAAGTACTTCCGTCTGTTCCCGGGCAACGAGGTGCGCCTGAAGCACGCGTATTTCATTACGTGCCAAGAGGTCATCAAGGACGAGAACGGTGAAGTGATCGAGCTTCGCTGCACGTACGATCCCAAGACAAAGAGCGGCAGCGGCTTCAGTGAGCGCAAGGTGAAGGGCACCATCCACTGGGTGGAGGCGTCGGGGGCCGTTCCGGCTGAATTCCGCCTCTATGAGCCCCTTATTCTCGACGAATCGAAGGAGGAGGGCGCGTCCTTCCTGGAGCGGATCAACCCCAATTCGATGTCCGTGGAGCGCGGCTATGTGGAGCCGAACATGAAGGAGGCGGCTGGCGGCGACAAGTTCCAGTTCTTCCGTCACGGCTACTTCAATGTCGATCCGAAGGATTCTACAGAGGAGAAGCTTGCGTTCAACCGCATTGTCTCCTTGAAGAGCTCGTTCGATCCTTCGAAGGCCTAA
- a CDS encoding C40 family peptidase translates to MKKKVSMILAGLVLLLAFQAGSVFASASKMDGIIDDLIGTRYSYGGTSVKGFDCSGFTGYVFGKMGLDLPRRSVDQASVGTKVAKADLQPGDLVFFDTSGHNNGGISHVGIYVGDGSFAHASTSKGVTVDKLESSYYKSRFVTARRVMDEETFKTFTQATQ, encoded by the coding sequence TTGAAGAAGAAAGTAAGCATGATCCTTGCGGGCCTCGTTCTGCTGCTCGCATTCCAGGCGGGAAGCGTATTCGCAAGCGCTTCCAAGATGGACGGCATTATCGACGACTTAATTGGCACGAGATATTCGTATGGCGGCACATCCGTGAAGGGCTTTGACTGCTCCGGATTCACGGGATACGTATTCGGGAAGATGGGCTTGGACCTCCCGCGCAGATCGGTAGATCAAGCGTCCGTTGGCACCAAGGTAGCGAAGGCTGATCTGCAGCCAGGAGATCTTGTCTTCTTCGACACAAGCGGCCACAACAACGGCGGCATCTCGCATGTTGGCATCTACGTTGGAGACGGCAGCTTCGCTCATGCCTCCACTAGTAAGGGCGTAACAGTCGACAAGCTTGAATCCTCTTACTACAAGTCGCGCTTCGTTACCGCGCGCCGCGTAATGGATGAAGAGACGTTCAAGACGTTCACGCAAGCAACACAATAA
- a CDS encoding MFS transporter — translation MKKLMWLGCLSYLVIGIAHVVGGAVLEQLIDYYGLTYRDGGQWIMNQFLGFLAGVLLAPSLTARVGKRTAVLIGLGLLTIAEAAYSLLLPWGWMLAFAPLAGIGFGMTEAIVGAAVIDLVKGKASAMSRLETFFGLGALVIPLTAAYLIQLHIWQLSFPILSAMAGITFVLWLTMSFGALEDSLGMRWTAASAEAEGKKAASPSDARTSLAPVHARGWLGYSSRSLPFLIMSALFFLVYVGVEMSFSNYLPSILIERMGMEEASAAAALSLFWGSVVLGRLFAGVLADRIGHGRYLALFTAGATLAFGGLAVSATEGMALILIGLIGLCFSGIFGIALVYANGLLPGMTERTTSLLVALGGLGGALLPRLTGWLMDSYPVGTTIQSLAGSVVLMLMVLLLMLALGRRLRN, via the coding sequence ATGAAAAAGCTAATGTGGCTGGGCTGCTTGTCCTATCTGGTCATCGGCATCGCGCATGTCGTTGGCGGAGCCGTTCTGGAGCAGCTCATCGACTATTATGGCCTGACGTACAGGGACGGCGGGCAATGGATTATGAACCAATTCCTCGGCTTTCTGGCGGGGGTGCTGCTTGCTCCCTCCTTGACGGCGCGAGTAGGCAAGCGTACGGCGGTCTTGATTGGACTTGGGCTGCTGACCATCGCCGAAGCGGCTTACAGCCTGCTGCTCCCTTGGGGCTGGATGCTGGCATTTGCGCCGCTTGCAGGTATCGGCTTCGGCATGACCGAGGCGATTGTGGGAGCCGCCGTCATTGATCTGGTGAAGGGCAAAGCGTCGGCGATGAGCCGGCTGGAGACATTCTTCGGCTTGGGAGCGCTTGTCATTCCGCTCACGGCTGCTTATTTGATTCAGCTCCATATATGGCAGCTGTCCTTCCCGATCCTATCGGCCATGGCCGGCATCACTTTCGTGCTATGGCTGACGATGTCCTTCGGCGCTCTGGAGGACAGCTTGGGTATGAGGTGGACAGCGGCGTCAGCCGAGGCGGAGGGTAAGAAGGCGGCTTCTCCCTCCGACGCGAGGACGTCCCTGGCTCCCGTTCACGCCAGAGGCTGGCTGGGCTATTCGTCGCGTTCGCTGCCGTTCCTTATCATGAGCGCGCTCTTCTTCCTGGTATACGTCGGTGTGGAGATGAGCTTCTCGAATTACCTTCCCTCTATCCTAATCGAGCGTATGGGCATGGAGGAGGCTTCGGCCGCCGCGGCGCTGAGCTTGTTCTGGGGGTCGGTCGTGCTGGGGCGATTGTTCGCGGGAGTGCTGGCCGATCGGATAGGGCATGGCCGTTATCTGGCGCTGTTCACTGCTGGGGCGACCCTGGCCTTCGGAGGCTTGGCGGTATCGGCAACGGAGGGGATGGCTCTCATCTTAATTGGATTGATCGGCTTATGCTTCTCCGGCATATTCGGCATTGCGCTCGTGTATGCGAATGGCTTGCTTCCTGGCATGACGGAGCGAACGACGAGCTTGCTGGTGGCGCTGGGCGGCTTGGGCGGAGCCCTGCTGCCCCGGCTAACGGGCTGGCTGATGGACAGCTATCCCGTTGGGACGACTATTCAGAGCCTGGCAGGCTCAGTCGTGTTGATGCTTATGGTCCTGCTGCTGATGCTGGCGCTTGGACGAAGACTGCGGAATTAA
- a CDS encoding GNAT family N-acetyltransferase has protein sequence MTIEPLSELHAAELCRWRYEAPYDVYNWPDWTDMKKDGIEFGDPVLRVQQYRSVLDPSGELVGYAQLFPLGDVVRLGLGLRPGLCGRGLGERLVRTIAQEALRSSHGAQIDLEVFVWNSRAIRAYEKAGFRIEDTYMRPVKGAEQECHCMVYYP, from the coding sequence TTGACCATCGAACCCCTGTCGGAGCTTCATGCGGCCGAGCTGTGCCGCTGGCGATATGAAGCGCCTTACGACGTCTACAACTGGCCAGACTGGACGGACATGAAGAAGGACGGCATCGAATTCGGCGACCCCGTCCTGCGCGTTCAACAATATAGGTCCGTGCTGGATCCAAGCGGAGAGCTCGTTGGCTACGCGCAGCTGTTCCCGCTGGGCGATGTCGTCAGGCTCGGCCTGGGACTGCGCCCCGGCTTATGCGGACGGGGTCTCGGAGAACGCCTTGTCCGTACGATTGCCCAGGAAGCGCTGCGAAGCTCGCACGGCGCCCAGATTGATCTCGAGGTGTTCGTCTGGAACAGCCGCGCGATCCGGGCCTATGAGAAGGCTGGCTTCCGGATCGAGGATACCTATATGCGGCCTGTGAAGGGCGCCGAGCAGGAATGCCATTGCATGGTCTACTACCCGTAG
- a CDS encoding EAL domain-containing protein, producing the protein MSVFPIHEPLPLSLGLNNEMLTPYYQPIIALDTGRIIGYEVLARAVGEGTVRSLGPFFGNPSIPSDDHLTVDRIIREQAIARLGQEEDPPLLFINLKPGWIYNTGESGELYTLTLLERLGVDPRHIVIEITEESFGGSMEVLRLVVDRYRKKGCLIAIDDVGSGFSNMDRIAQLQPNLLKIDVHMVKRSATHNGYFGVLRSFSDLAEQIGASLLFEGVETRDDLERAIGSGARYVQGFFFAKAEANFQEPKRFSSIIENELKQYMKQYAVSEKLWHSQAELLVEQLLASVRPLEDGADPDLWIAQLLPRLHERCIRVYLCNEEGIQLSANYIRGGLGAWRRDDRFRDANWSWRPYFVPNVAQLHERRRSIVSKSYADLDTREWVRTVLIMARPGHILLADIQDTSSRQSSGKTFGYG; encoded by the coding sequence ATGTCAGTCTTTCCAATCCACGAACCGCTGCCCCTGTCGCTAGGGCTGAACAACGAGATGCTGACTCCGTATTATCAGCCCATTATCGCTCTTGATACGGGGCGAATTATCGGCTACGAGGTGCTGGCCAGAGCGGTGGGCGAGGGTACCGTACGCAGTCTCGGGCCGTTCTTCGGCAATCCGTCCATCCCTTCCGACGATCATTTGACAGTCGACCGTATCATCCGGGAGCAGGCTATCGCTAGATTGGGGCAGGAGGAGGACCCTCCTTTATTATTTATCAATTTGAAGCCTGGCTGGATATACAACACCGGCGAGTCGGGCGAGCTATATACGCTGACGCTGCTGGAGAGGCTTGGAGTCGATCCCCGGCACATTGTCATTGAAATTACCGAGGAGAGCTTCGGCGGCTCTATGGAGGTGCTCCGCCTCGTCGTGGATCGGTATCGCAAGAAGGGCTGCCTGATTGCCATTGACGATGTGGGGAGCGGCTTCAGCAACATGGACCGGATCGCGCAGCTTCAGCCGAATTTGTTGAAGATTGATGTGCATATGGTGAAGAGAAGCGCCACCCATAACGGCTACTTCGGCGTGCTGCGCTCCTTCTCGGATTTGGCGGAGCAGATTGGCGCCTCGCTGCTGTTCGAAGGGGTAGAGACAAGAGATGATCTGGAGCGGGCGATCGGCTCCGGCGCTCGTTACGTGCAGGGCTTCTTCTTCGCCAAGGCGGAAGCGAATTTCCAGGAGCCGAAGCGATTCTCCTCCATCATCGAGAATGAGCTTAAGCAATATATGAAGCAATACGCGGTATCGGAGAAGCTCTGGCACAGCCAGGCGGAGCTGCTGGTGGAGCAGCTGCTGGCCTCCGTTCGCCCGCTTGAGGACGGGGCCGACCCAGACCTCTGGATCGCACAGCTGCTGCCGAGGCTGCACGAGCGGTGTATCCGCGTCTACTTATGCAATGAGGAAGGCATCCAGCTGTCAGCCAACTACATACGAGGAGGTCTGGGGGCATGGCGCCGCGATGATCGGTTCCGGGATGCGAATTGGAGCTGGAGGCCATATTTTGTGCCCAATGTTGCGCAGCTGCATGAACGCCGCAGATCCATTGTGTCCAAATCGTACGCGGATCTCGACACAAGGGAATGGGTGCGCACGGTGCTTATCATGGCTCGCCCTGGACATATTCTGCTCGCGGATATTCAGGATACGAGCAGTCGCCAAAGCAGCGGCAAGACGTTCGGCTACGGGTAG
- the motA gene encoding flagellar motor stator protein MotA → MKNSTVIGIIVGLVAILGGMVLKGAHLSSLLNPAAYMIILVGTSASILIAFPMSELSKLGKLFKIVFSEPKLPSREDLIVRFMEWASITRREGLLALEAKVDEIEDDFLRNGMRMIIDGNDQDLVRDVLLEDISATEERHKAGALIFTQAGTYAPTLGVLGAVVGLVAALADMSDMGKLAHAIAGAFIATLLGIFTGYVLWHPIANKLKRISKREIQIRLMMLEGLLSIQSGVSTIAIHQKLSVFLTPTERRKMAEKEGAADEQKA, encoded by the coding sequence ATGAAAAATTCAACGGTTATTGGTATCATAGTTGGTCTTGTCGCGATACTTGGCGGGATGGTGCTGAAGGGCGCGCATCTATCCTCACTGCTTAATCCCGCTGCCTATATGATCATTCTGGTGGGTACCTCCGCCTCTATTCTAATCGCATTCCCCATGTCCGAGCTGAGCAAGCTCGGCAAGCTGTTCAAGATCGTATTCTCCGAGCCCAAGCTGCCGTCCCGCGAGGATCTGATCGTCCGATTTATGGAGTGGGCTTCCATCACACGCCGCGAAGGGCTGCTCGCTCTGGAAGCGAAGGTCGACGAGATCGAAGACGATTTCCTCCGCAACGGCATGCGTATGATTATTGACGGCAACGACCAGGACCTTGTCCGCGATGTGCTGCTTGAGGATATTTCAGCCACGGAGGAACGCCACAAGGCTGGCGCGCTGATCTTCACGCAGGCAGGCACTTACGCTCCGACGCTGGGCGTACTGGGGGCCGTTGTCGGCCTCGTGGCCGCCCTGGCCGATATGAGCGACATGGGCAAGCTCGCTCACGCTATCGCGGGCGCGTTCATCGCGACTCTGCTCGGTATCTTCACAGGTTATGTCCTGTGGCATCCCATCGCCAACAAGCTGAAGCGTATCTCCAAGCGCGAGATTCAAATCCGCTTAATGATGCTCGAGGGCCTGCTATCCATCCAATCGGGTGTCTCGACCATCGCGATCCACCAGAAGCTGTCCGTCTTCCTGACGCCAACTGAACGGAGGAAGATGGCCGAGAAGGAGGGCGCAGCCGATGAGCAAAAAGCATAA
- a CDS encoding flagellar motor protein MotB, with translation MSKKHKHDDHEEHVDESWLIPYADLLTLLLALFIVLYAMNTVDIKKFEQMSQAFSVAFNNSGAGILDFPAIIQEGSDPKKNDQNADDKDKSEANKQPEDNTNKAAVSQEEADLQELIKREQAELEDLKKKIDAYIEKEGLTSDLETKLNMSQLLITISDNALFSPGQATVKQESRALAVAIAKMLQEYPNYKIIVAGHTDNTPVGRSEFRSNWDLSTMRAVRFLDIMLESSKLDPKRFSAVGYGEFHPVADNDTTAGKAKNRRVEVSILHTYVDAMNLQQVQVKQ, from the coding sequence ATGAGCAAAAAGCATAAGCATGACGACCACGAAGAGCATGTAGACGAATCGTGGCTGATTCCTTACGCCGACCTGCTCACCTTGCTCCTGGCGCTGTTCATCGTGTTATACGCCATGAACACTGTCGATATCAAGAAGTTTGAACAGATGTCCCAGGCATTCAGCGTCGCCTTCAACAACAGCGGCGCGGGTATCCTTGATTTTCCCGCGATCATCCAGGAGGGCTCAGACCCCAAGAAGAACGATCAGAACGCCGACGACAAAGACAAGTCCGAAGCCAACAAGCAGCCGGAGGACAATACCAACAAGGCTGCGGTCTCCCAGGAGGAGGCCGATCTGCAGGAGCTGATCAAGCGGGAGCAGGCGGAGCTTGAGGATCTGAAGAAGAAGATCGACGCTTATATCGAGAAGGAAGGGCTGACCTCGGATCTTGAGACGAAGCTCAACATGTCGCAGCTCCTCATTACCATTAGCGACAATGCGCTGTTCTCGCCGGGACAAGCTACAGTGAAGCAGGAGTCCAGGGCGCTTGCTGTTGCGATCGCCAAGATGCTGCAGGAATATCCCAATTATAAGATCATCGTCGCCGGCCATACGGACAACACACCTGTTGGCCGCTCCGAATTCCGCTCCAACTGGGATTTGAGCACGATGCGCGCGGTCCGGTTCCTGGATATTATGCTGGAGAGCAGCAAGCTTGATCCGAAGCGCTTCAGCGCCGTAGGGTACGGCGAGTTCCATCCAGTCGCAGACAATGACACGACCGCCGGCAAAGCCAAAAACCGCCGCGTCGAGGTATCCATACTGCATACGTACGTTGACGCTATGAACCTGCAGCAGGTGCAGGTCAAGCAATAG
- the rluF gene encoding 23S rRNA pseudouridine(2604) synthase RluF: MRINKFISETGYCSRREADKLVESGQVTINGVVAELGSQAEQGDDVRVRGQRIGEHKRHVYIALNKPVGITSTTERHIRGNIVDFVGHKERIFPIGRLDKDSEGLILMTNDGDVVNPILRSEGKHEKEYIVTVDRPINEAFVKGMSEGVKVLGSLTLPCKVTRVSERTFRIVLTEGRNRQIRRMCEAFGYHVRRLKRVRIMNIRLDELPVGKWRDLTEGERRELFAMLQYEPRS; this comes from the coding sequence GTGAGGATCAATAAATTTATTAGCGAGACGGGCTACTGCTCCAGGCGCGAGGCGGACAAGCTTGTGGAGAGCGGCCAGGTGACCATTAACGGCGTAGTGGCCGAGCTAGGCAGCCAGGCGGAGCAGGGCGACGACGTTCGCGTTCGCGGGCAGCGAATCGGCGAGCACAAGCGCCATGTCTATATCGCGCTTAACAAGCCGGTAGGCATCACAAGCACAACGGAGCGTCATATCCGAGGGAACATTGTCGATTTCGTAGGGCACAAGGAACGTATATTCCCCATTGGACGGCTGGACAAGGATTCGGAAGGGCTGATTCTGATGACGAATGACGGCGATGTGGTGAATCCTATTCTGCGCTCTGAGGGCAAGCACGAGAAGGAGTACATCGTCACGGTCGATCGGCCGATTAACGAGGCGTTCGTGAAGGGGATGTCCGAGGGCGTTAAGGTGCTGGGCAGCCTGACGCTGCCATGCAAGGTAACGCGGGTATCGGAGCGGACCTTCCGGATTGTGCTGACGGAGGGCCGCAATCGGCAAATTCGCAGAATGTGCGAGGCGTTCGGCTATCATGTGCGAAGGCTGAAGCGCGTCCGCATTATGAACATTCGTTTGGACGAGCTGCCTGTTGGGAAGTGGCGCGATCTAACGGAGGGCGAGCGCCGCGAGCTGTTCGCCATGCTGCAATATGAGCCTCGCTCCTAG
- a CDS encoding oxidoreductase: MERRAVIAGATGLVGSELVKLLLGRPYYSKVTVLVRRRMNLAHPRLEQLVIDYNELGALPPEMVQGADVYCALGTTMKKAGSKAQFELVDYVYPLELGRLAARGGAECLLVITAMGSDEKSVFYYSRVKGRLERELQALPLKRLHLIRPSLIIGDREEFRFGEQLAAKVAKGLPFLFAGPMSPYKPNPARQIAEAMAAAAASRDTLPLIIPSGEIASLAKRLRNSLS; encoded by the coding sequence TTGGAGAGGAGAGCCGTTATTGCGGGAGCGACCGGGCTGGTCGGCAGCGAGCTGGTGAAGCTGCTGTTAGGACGTCCGTATTACAGCAAGGTGACTGTGCTTGTCAGAAGAAGGATGAATCTTGCTCATCCCCGGCTGGAGCAGCTGGTGATCGACTACAATGAGCTGGGCGCGCTGCCGCCCGAGATGGTGCAGGGGGCGGATGTCTACTGCGCGCTGGGTACGACGATGAAGAAGGCGGGCTCCAAGGCGCAGTTCGAGCTGGTGGACTACGTCTATCCGCTTGAGCTTGGCCGGCTGGCGGCCCGTGGCGGAGCGGAGTGCCTGCTGGTCATTACCGCTATGGGCTCCGACGAAAAATCAGTATTCTACTACAGCCGGGTGAAGGGCAGGCTGGAGCGTGAGCTGCAGGCCTTGCCGCTGAAGCGCCTGCATCTTATTCGACCGTCGCTCATTATAGGAGACCGGGAGGAGTTTCGCTTCGGCGAGCAGCTGGCTGCTAAGGTGGCCAAGGGGCTGCCCTTTCTGTTCGCTGGCCCCATGAGCCCATACAAGCCGAATCCGGCGCGGCAGATTGCAGAGGCGATGGCGGCTGCCGCAGCCTCGCGGGATACGTTGCCCCTCATCATTCCATCCGGCGAAATTGCCAGTCTGGCCAAGCGGTTGCGCAATTCGCTGTCATAG
- a CDS encoding PAS domain S-box protein: MSIKTKLCMAISLVLFAVVILYHLLSEYSMVNGIKDYNKASMEHHSVQTAEFIDAFEAAGGSDADGDATTPEFLFDTLRVVSSSIKEVSVFRKNTLNVHYGTYTYTDASNDLTYVQASAPGEFVLRIVEIDGVDYLRSYYTSDRLGDYVISVVYDRSMLWALVGMKRDYTLLYTGIFLLIMLIVIYWFVGYVIRPLKDILWKVNEVSSVRFHKPIQIKRKDEFGLLALKINAMSQNLSIYMNKLRKAFEENRRMKEHLESFINHSNDAIHLMDLDGKVVQVNQAFEGLFGYEEAEVLGMRYPTVPDTHRMENRQMIGLLLAGKNLPAQETVRVTKTGETIPVSVTLSPIRDSDGSIRAFASICRDMRSRNRMEELLRRSEKLTTVGQLAAGVAHEIRNPLTTLRGFLQLQLQSKKLNVSHVSLMLSELDRINLIVGEFLILAKPQATKFVAKDVRDVLQDVLQFLNSEAHLHNIEFRTVMTEEPCFISCEENQLKQVFINLLKNAIEAMPGGGPIHISIQRKSSSIAISITDEGVGIPEEMISKIGDPFFTAKETGTGLGIMVSQRIVNSHQGTMDIQSQVNVGTSVKLTLPALKMDEEQTPLEA; the protein is encoded by the coding sequence TTGTCGATTAAGACCAAGCTGTGTATGGCCATATCGCTCGTATTGTTTGCTGTTGTCATTCTATACCATCTGCTAAGCGAATATTCGATGGTGAACGGCATCAAGGATTATAACAAAGCGTCGATGGAGCATCATTCCGTGCAGACGGCAGAGTTTATTGACGCCTTTGAAGCGGCAGGAGGCTCCGACGCTGATGGGGACGCGACGACTCCAGAATTTCTCTTCGATACGCTGAGGGTCGTGAGCAGCTCCATCAAGGAAGTATCCGTCTTCCGGAAGAACACGCTTAACGTGCATTACGGTACGTACACCTATACTGATGCTAGCAACGATCTGACCTATGTGCAAGCCTCTGCTCCCGGCGAATTCGTTCTCCGTATCGTGGAGATAGACGGGGTCGATTATTTGCGCAGCTATTATACCAGTGATCGGCTTGGGGATTATGTCATCAGCGTTGTGTACGACCGCAGCATGCTGTGGGCGCTTGTCGGCATGAAGAGGGATTATACGCTGCTTTATACCGGCATATTTCTGCTTATCATGCTGATCGTCATCTATTGGTTTGTCGGGTATGTCATCAGGCCGCTCAAGGATATACTGTGGAAGGTCAACGAGGTGTCGTCGGTTCGCTTCCACAAGCCGATTCAGATTAAGCGGAAGGATGAATTCGGTCTGCTCGCGCTCAAGATTAACGCGATGTCGCAAAATTTAAGCATCTATATGAACAAGCTGAGGAAGGCGTTCGAGGAGAACCGCCGCATGAAGGAGCATCTGGAATCCTTTATTAACCACTCCAACGACGCGATTCACTTGATGGATCTGGACGGCAAGGTTGTGCAGGTAAACCAAGCGTTCGAGGGGCTGTTCGGGTATGAGGAGGCGGAGGTGCTGGGGATGAGATATCCCACCGTTCCCGATACGCACCGGATGGAGAACCGCCAGATGATCGGCTTGCTGCTGGCGGGCAAGAATCTGCCGGCGCAGGAGACGGTCCGCGTGACCAAGACAGGGGAGACGATCCCGGTCAGCGTCACGCTGTCGCCCATCCGTGATTCTGACGGCTCTATCCGCGCATTCGCCAGCATCTGCCGGGATATGCGCAGCCGCAACCGGATGGAGGAGCTGCTCCGGCGTTCGGAGAAGCTGACGACAGTCGGCCAGCTCGCGGCGGGGGTTGCGCATGAAATCCGCAATCCGCTGACGACGCTGCGGGGCTTCCTCCAACTGCAGCTGCAGAGCAAGAAGCTGAATGTGTCTCATGTCTCGCTTATGCTGTCCGAGCTGGACCGGATCAATCTTATTGTAGGGGAATTTCTGATCCTCGCGAAGCCGCAAGCGACCAAGTTCGTCGCCAAGGATGTCCGGGATGTGCTGCAGGATGTGCTGCAGTTCCTGAACAGCGAAGCGCATCTGCACAACATTGAATTCCGCACGGTCATGACGGAGGAGCCTTGCTTCATCAGCTGCGAGGAGAACCAGCTGAAGCAGGTGTTTATCAATCTGCTCAAGAACGCCATTGAGGCGATGCCGGGCGGCGGTCCGATCCATATCTCCATTCAGAGGAAAAGCAGCAGCATCGCGATCTCCATTACGGATGAAGGCGTGGGCATTCCGGAGGAGATGATCTCGAAGATCGGCGATCCGTTCTTCACGGCCAAGGAGACGGGCACTGGCCTCGGCATTATGGTCAGCCAGCGTATTGTCAACAGCCATCAGGGTACAATGGATATTCAGAGTCAGGTGAACGTCGGAACCTCGGTGAAGCTGACGCTTCCGGCATTGAAGATGGACGAGGAGCAGACGCCATTGGAGGCATAG
- the tadA gene encoding tRNA adenosine(34) deaminase TadA, which produces MKREEEDRRWMLEAIAEAEKAESIGEVPIGAVIVRNNEIIGRGHNLRETKLDPTAHAELVAIRDACERIEAWRLLECTLYVTLEPCPMCAGAIVQSRVKRVVYGTHDPKAGCAGTLMNLLQEPRFNHETELTSGVLQTECALLLTRFFRRLRKK; this is translated from the coding sequence ATGAAAAGAGAAGAAGAAGACCGTCGCTGGATGCTGGAAGCCATCGCCGAAGCCGAGAAAGCGGAAAGCATCGGCGAGGTCCCGATTGGCGCCGTCATCGTACGGAACAACGAGATAATCGGGCGCGGCCACAACCTCCGCGAAACGAAGCTGGACCCTACCGCTCACGCTGAGCTGGTCGCCATTCGGGACGCCTGCGAGCGAATAGAAGCCTGGCGCCTGCTGGAGTGCACGCTCTACGTCACGCTGGAGCCTTGTCCCATGTGCGCGGGAGCGATTGTGCAATCCCGGGTGAAGCGTGTCGTGTACGGCACGCATGATCCCAAGGCCGGTTGCGCAGGCACACTCATGAATCTACTACAAGAGCCCCGTTTCAATCACGAAACGGAGCTCACAAGCGGCGTCCTGCAGACAGAATGCGCATTGCTGCTCACTCGATTCTTTCGTCGGCTGCGTAAGAAATAA